In one window of Janthinobacterium sp. 1_2014MBL_MicDiv DNA:
- a CDS encoding ATP-dependent nuclease, with the protein MLLSNIRIEHFRGIKALNLHLDEMTVLIGENNCGKTSILHALRACLYSLRATGRASPFEEFDLHFDGMAADPTTAPPIVITLTFQEKIVGEWADDIEQRLGGDGGVIALVAPDDRNRVQLRVTSLYSKITQEVETSYEFLDAVGNALPAKNSARLTDLQQLRPLFYLSALRDAGKEFSRTSQFWSPFVKNSQMDEATKAKIEVQLESINGQIIEAHGTFKGVRDHLAKVQQLVELGSKDVVSVDAVPARVFDMLSRTQVSIASATGARLPIGRHGEGTQSLTVLMLFDAFLKSEMAKRQGYKDSKPIVALEEPEAHLHPSAVRALWKTISDIEGQKLIATHSGDLLSEVPLSSIRRIYKENGQVRVGAIPMGTFEERDQRKFQFLVSRTRGELFFARCWLLGEGETEAILFSGAAEVLGYDLEEAGVRCVEYRLGDIDYFLDAANSLGISWHCLTDADDQGASDLQKALDRLPGGLACLSDHISSLDGASSIEPYLAEKGFIDVYQKLAVPQKRAAKVDVYAGDAKYVEQIVKCVPDKPTAAYAIVEAMRERGASSVPAALKSAIVKAIALARRT; encoded by the coding sequence GTGCTGTTATCGAACATAAGGATTGAGCACTTCAGAGGGATTAAAGCTCTTAATCTTCACTTAGATGAAATGACTGTTCTTATCGGTGAAAACAATTGTGGCAAGACCTCTATATTACATGCACTTCGCGCTTGCCTTTACTCGCTGCGTGCAACAGGACGCGCATCTCCATTTGAGGAATTTGATCTACATTTTGACGGCATGGCAGCTGACCCAACCACCGCTCCACCTATCGTTATTACCCTAACTTTTCAAGAAAAAATAGTGGGCGAGTGGGCGGATGACATCGAACAGCGGCTCGGTGGAGATGGCGGGGTCATTGCATTGGTTGCGCCGGATGACCGGAATAGAGTGCAGCTTCGTGTTACTTCTTTGTACTCAAAAATCACACAAGAAGTTGAGACGTCATACGAATTTCTCGATGCAGTAGGAAACGCGTTACCAGCAAAAAACAGCGCACGATTAACAGATCTTCAGCAGTTGCGACCATTATTTTATCTTTCAGCATTACGCGACGCAGGCAAAGAATTCTCTCGCACCTCCCAATTTTGGTCTCCTTTTGTCAAAAATTCGCAGATGGATGAGGCAACGAAAGCTAAGATAGAAGTACAACTCGAAAGTATTAACGGGCAAATCATAGAGGCCCATGGGACATTTAAGGGGGTTCGAGACCATCTGGCTAAAGTCCAGCAACTGGTTGAACTTGGTTCTAAAGACGTCGTGAGCGTTGACGCTGTTCCTGCGCGGGTGTTTGATATGCTGAGCCGAACGCAAGTGAGTATTGCGTCGGCAACCGGTGCAAGACTTCCTATTGGAAGACATGGCGAAGGCACTCAAAGTCTTACTGTCTTAATGCTGTTCGATGCATTCTTGAAGTCGGAAATGGCCAAGCGCCAAGGCTATAAAGATTCAAAGCCGATTGTGGCGTTGGAGGAGCCAGAAGCCCACCTCCATCCAAGCGCTGTGAGAGCGTTATGGAAGACGATTAGTGACATCGAAGGTCAAAAACTAATCGCAACCCACTCGGGGGACCTACTATCCGAAGTGCCACTATCGTCCATAAGACGAATTTACAAAGAAAATGGCCAGGTTAGGGTTGGGGCCATTCCAATGGGTACGTTTGAGGAGCGTGACCAACGTAAGTTTCAGTTCCTCGTAAGTCGTACAAGAGGCGAGCTTTTCTTCGCTAGATGTTGGTTGCTTGGCGAAGGAGAAACCGAAGCAATTTTATTTTCTGGCGCGGCCGAGGTACTTGGGTATGACCTCGAAGAAGCCGGTGTGCGGTGCGTCGAGTATCGCTTGGGTGATATCGATTACTTCTTAGATGCTGCAAACTCTTTGGGGATTTCCTGGCATTGTTTAACGGATGCCGATGACCAAGGTGCTAGTGACTTGCAGAAAGCACTGGATAGGCTACCGGGAGGACTCGCGTGTCTGTCGGACCACATATCATCTCTGGATGGAGCATCATCCATAGAGCCCTACCTTGCAGAAAAAGGATTTATTGACGTGTATCAGAAGTTAGCCGTGCCACAAAAGCGAGCGGCAAAGGTAGACGTCTATGCAGGTGATGCCAAGTATGTCGAGCAAATCGTAAAGTGTGTTCCTGACAAACCAACGGCAGCATATGCCATAGTTGAAGCTATGAGAGAACGTGGTGCCTCATCGGTTCCCGCTGCGCTGAAGAGCGCCATTGTTAAGGCAATTGCACTTGCCAGGAGAACGTAA
- a CDS encoding NACHT domain-containing protein → MPRRPGAPRICVVQGEEGNGKSWAVATWVRGVISRQAAPPVFWFKSSASKEFGLRDLARLAVSQLQTSEERIFNLKLQRWLGGISEACAIIVLDGINERHDYQFWTDYIANLVAAAGQNVLFVITCRPDTWRQQLRPRLQLQAMEFDLTEFDEQEFAIAMHNQSRENVERLWALGPVARKPRYLADALMYLKQGGDASELTVELLQYHAWKNRYRTRMNYPVGLNEFEDVLKHLAGQMSRRVTAGELKDLLVLNPSTVDALAELASGGVLRREGAAMTLERPYLVEGLSLLLIDALTSVTGTITVLREQIGFFVHDTQRNPLTAEICAAAAYKALADREIRDEVAVALTLELLDCQNADQTSVEGIISLGSKRPHVVAQVAEGLWAVQGVDSTIEQMVLHGLIQLTKCAKSDSAIVHVLARWASFIHEHGELYRQDAGVLTHKISASVRAVAPVIGQVQLTKDGVLTLTRIANQRLLRLARLALAVISLADRQIFFQVAFNSLLADSVMMTSRGNISGWILGSSRSSLDQQVTAAVQRIEALSLISVEGKRRIRRILLESTATPSLAVQLSTVRQESEVAMHNVGLPGLFGNPTREALQTFLGNGAVKFEAKIAVASKYASDLTFKYPDDFVSELRSYGQNFPIANRRVVLARTVEDHDWDLLEPLLCRLCPDVYKAAVLDFIRGIEQREDEAIYPWLFAADGYLSLFELADVSVIRQAWERFSVVVGSDTGKTRVIEFTMFSMLLAYMTPHEQVHELLRRGTIRVQLASFEDEFQQLDSPKAQEQIANLAAEDDQLLPVLWYAIAQEKCANNVWLPLVDRALAYSNSLTRGFAMELLSQMPLVAVRKRIGRLELTGEPTHLEKHWFTVLLLQHSNEAVSALLNRCDLAVCAAVLGEVTGEQRRRKLATAFAGHLLAWLRLQVHPQQQPYPELRVAVRTPAPNRGGVTSVSVDLNQIDNAVSFRSELSSWGGLEQSDGFGAMSYGFADRQLGDLQNALRDAMISAAERGDWAYTAFWSDSTITLMLEKVPGFRREVHLLVEDAKNRRRLRSIGSFVSALTRVLLHSGDALGLELMALIRAQDIPVRSIDGWTEGDLLDAALSSYPRPDEASNLWLERIEAATSDAYVLANCELLVQGGNRQWLFGQAERDLQTDAPYFRRRGLLLLAGSGCDKSHFDATVRKLGDGSIGLEEVVQTATSYIETLSRMRQWILTMMATDSPSEAKCAAILLLHCVDSRVWILLVEAVEAHGQPRCGAPIMQLLPRDDIKNAVKATLKQRDKSLFGYQKVENDAAPWLQSEAQASVRLPI, encoded by the coding sequence ATGCCCCGACGCCCTGGTGCTCCACGCATATGCGTTGTCCAAGGCGAAGAGGGAAATGGGAAGTCGTGGGCAGTCGCCACATGGGTGCGAGGTGTAATTTCCAGGCAAGCTGCACCGCCCGTCTTCTGGTTCAAGTCCTCGGCGAGTAAGGAGTTCGGTCTACGAGATTTAGCTAGACTCGCTGTTAGCCAACTACAGACATCTGAGGAAAGGATCTTCAATTTGAAGCTCCAGAGATGGCTAGGTGGTATATCGGAAGCGTGTGCCATTATCGTTCTTGATGGTATCAATGAGCGGCATGATTATCAGTTTTGGACCGACTACATAGCGAACCTAGTTGCGGCGGCGGGCCAAAATGTCTTGTTCGTGATCACTTGTAGGCCAGACACCTGGCGCCAGCAGCTGAGGCCCCGGCTCCAGCTGCAAGCGATGGAGTTCGACTTAACTGAATTCGACGAGCAAGAGTTTGCGATTGCGATGCACAATCAGTCTCGCGAAAACGTTGAGAGACTATGGGCCCTGGGCCCAGTGGCACGTAAGCCCCGTTACTTGGCGGATGCGCTCATGTACTTGAAGCAGGGCGGTGACGCGAGCGAACTTACGGTTGAGTTGCTGCAGTATCACGCCTGGAAGAACCGCTATCGCACGCGCATGAACTATCCCGTAGGCCTTAATGAGTTTGAAGACGTTCTGAAGCATCTTGCTGGCCAAATGAGTCGGCGCGTCACTGCAGGTGAGTTGAAGGACTTGCTCGTACTCAACCCAAGCACTGTAGATGCATTGGCTGAGCTCGCGTCTGGGGGAGTGTTACGTCGTGAAGGTGCTGCGATGACCCTCGAGCGCCCTTACCTTGTCGAAGGATTAAGCCTCCTGCTGATTGATGCTCTCACGTCAGTTACTGGAACGATTACCGTACTGCGTGAGCAAATTGGTTTTTTTGTGCACGACACACAGCGAAATCCGCTCACTGCCGAAATTTGTGCAGCCGCAGCGTACAAAGCTCTAGCCGATAGGGAAATTAGGGACGAAGTCGCCGTTGCCCTCACCTTGGAATTGCTGGACTGCCAGAACGCTGACCAGACTTCGGTAGAAGGTATCATCTCGCTTGGATCGAAGCGACCCCATGTCGTTGCTCAAGTTGCCGAAGGATTATGGGCAGTGCAGGGTGTGGATTCGACTATCGAACAGATGGTGTTGCACGGGCTCATACAACTGACCAAATGCGCAAAATCTGATAGTGCTATTGTGCATGTTCTGGCTCGCTGGGCTAGCTTCATTCACGAGCACGGTGAGTTATATCGCCAGGATGCTGGAGTCTTAACACACAAAATTAGCGCAAGTGTTCGTGCTGTGGCACCCGTAATTGGTCAAGTCCAGCTCACAAAAGATGGCGTACTTACTCTCACGCGCATAGCGAACCAACGGCTTCTTCGACTTGCGAGGTTGGCACTGGCGGTGATTTCTCTGGCGGATAGGCAAATATTCTTTCAGGTAGCCTTCAACAGCCTATTGGCGGATTCAGTCATGATGACGTCGAGAGGGAATATCAGCGGTTGGATTCTGGGCTCCAGCAGGTCTTCCCTCGATCAGCAGGTGACTGCGGCTGTCCAGCGGATAGAAGCGCTGTCTTTGATTTCGGTCGAAGGCAAGCGCCGGATCCGTAGAATTCTTCTCGAGTCTACAGCGACGCCCTCTCTAGCGGTACAGCTTAGTACAGTGCGACAAGAGTCGGAAGTGGCAATGCACAATGTGGGACTGCCTGGTTTGTTCGGAAACCCAACACGGGAAGCACTTCAGACCTTTCTGGGTAATGGCGCTGTGAAGTTCGAGGCGAAGATAGCGGTGGCGAGTAAGTATGCATCGGACCTGACATTCAAATATCCCGACGACTTTGTTTCCGAGCTGCGGTCGTATGGGCAGAACTTTCCGATTGCGAACCGCCGTGTCGTCCTCGCGCGGACGGTCGAAGATCACGACTGGGATTTACTCGAGCCACTTCTTTGTCGGCTATGTCCAGACGTATATAAGGCTGCGGTTCTCGACTTTATCCGCGGGATCGAGCAGCGGGAGGACGAAGCGATTTATCCCTGGCTTTTCGCCGCAGATGGTTACTTGAGCTTGTTCGAGCTCGCAGACGTTTCAGTTATTCGTCAGGCTTGGGAGAGATTTTCAGTCGTGGTCGGTAGCGACACGGGAAAAACAAGGGTAATCGAGTTCACTATGTTCAGCATGCTCCTCGCTTATATGACGCCTCATGAACAGGTTCACGAGCTTCTGAGGCGAGGTACTATTCGCGTTCAACTGGCAAGTTTTGAAGATGAGTTTCAGCAACTTGATTCGCCCAAGGCACAGGAGCAAATAGCTAATCTTGCGGCCGAAGACGATCAACTGTTGCCTGTGTTGTGGTATGCCATCGCACAAGAAAAGTGCGCAAACAACGTCTGGCTTCCTCTTGTCGACCGCGCCCTCGCGTATTCCAATAGCCTCACTCGCGGATTTGCCATGGAGCTTCTGTCTCAAATGCCCCTAGTGGCGGTCCGTAAGAGAATCGGTCGGTTGGAGCTAACAGGCGAGCCGACGCATTTGGAGAAGCATTGGTTCACTGTGCTTTTGCTACAGCACTCCAACGAGGCAGTATCCGCACTTCTTAATCGATGCGATTTGGCTGTCTGTGCGGCAGTGCTTGGGGAGGTCACTGGCGAGCAGCGTCGGCGAAAGCTGGCCACGGCATTTGCTGGGCATCTGCTCGCGTGGCTTAGATTGCAGGTACACCCTCAGCAGCAGCCATATCCTGAATTGAGGGTGGCGGTTCGAACACCTGCACCAAATCGTGGAGGGGTGACGTCTGTGTCAGTGGATTTGAATCAAATTGATAATGCCGTGTCCTTCCGCTCCGAGCTATCGTCATGGGGTGGGCTTGAACAAAGCGATGGATTCGGCGCGATGTCATACGGCTTCGCTGACCGTCAGTTGGGGGATCTCCAAAACGCTCTGAGGGACGCCATGATATCGGCTGCGGAGCGCGGAGACTGGGCTTACACAGCCTTCTGGTCGGATTCAACAATCACTCTTATGCTCGAAAAAGTGCCTGGTTTTCGGAGGGAGGTTCATCTGCTCGTTGAAGACGCCAAGAACCGCAGGCGTCTGAGGTCGATCGGGAGTTTTGTATCCGCGCTAACCAGAGTGTTGCTTCATTCTGGCGATGCTCTGGGACTTGAACTTATGGCCCTGATTCGAGCGCAAGACATTCCCGTTCGCTCAATTGATGGTTGGACTGAGGGAGACCTGCTTGATGCCGCCCTTTCGTCCTATCCTCGGCCAGACGAAGCGAGTAATCTCTGGCTGGAGCGCATCGAGGCCGCGACGAGCGACGCCTATGTCTTAGCCAATTGTGAATTGTTAGTCCAAGGTGGCAACCGCCAATGGCTTTTCGGGCAAGCAGAACGCGACTTGCAAACGGATGCTCCGTATTTTCGCCGTAGGGGACTTCTGCTATTAGCTGGCTCTGGGTGCGACAAAAGTCACTTTGATGCTACGGTGCGTAAACTCGGCGACGGATCCATCGGGCTAGAAGAGGTAGTGCAAACAGCTACAAGCTATATCGAGACACTTTCCCGGATGCGTCAATGGATTTTGACCATGATGGCAACAGACAGTCCCTCTGAGGCAAAATGCGCGGCCATACTACTACTGCATTGTGTCGATTCCCGTGTCTGGATTCTGCTCGTCGAAGCTGTAGAGGCGCATGGGCAGCCACGCTGTGGGGCGCCCATAATGCAGTTATTACCCCGTGACGACATTAAGAACGCTGTCAAAGCAACTCTGAAACAGCGCGATAAATCGTTGTTCGGATATCAGAAAGTTGAGAATGATGCTGCACCTTGGCTACAGTCGGAGGCACAAGCGTCTGTTCGGCTTCCAATTTGA